From Aspergillus fumigatus Af293 chromosome 5, whole genome shotgun sequence, a single genomic window includes:
- a CDS encoding SEC14 family lipid-binding protein — translation MPLWRTKSHHSQAESDASSIQPAEYGENDPAASASQAAGTAWLVGHLNHLTPDQEEKLKEFKALCDRNGYYKPEGQGEGGKASHDDATMLRFLRARKFDVDGAWGQFKDTEDWRKENAIEELYANIEVDSYDAARRMYPQWTGRRDRRGIPIYVFEIKHLNSKNMAAYNSTMTDPASTAETHQSSTVPQRLLRLFALYENLLRFVMPLCSQLPRPHPETPIVSSTNIVDVSGVGLKQFWNLKGHMQDASVLATAHYPETLDRIFIIGAPAFFPTVWGWIKRWFDPVTTSKIFILSAAEVKPTLTSFMDPSSIPKQYGGELDWQWGDMPNLDEPARELVGALEIPPAEGETKPSFTKGPVLFKGDHVEILGKVNGKSRQRTVPVPMPAKQEENTNTPDVELEAKMAATSLAPAASSTEQSEVQSENENEKVALDNVAAEKVANPTAQTVSA, via the exons ATGCCTTTGTGGCGTACCAAATCCCACCACAGCCAGGCGGAGAGCGATGCCTCGTCGATACAACCGGCCGAATACGGCGAGAACGACCCGGCTGCGTCGGCTTCGCAGGCGGCCGGGACGGCGTGGCTCGTCGGCCACTTGAATCACCTCACGCCggaccaggaggagaagctgaaggagttCAAGGCGCTGTGTGACCGGAATGGGTACTATAAGCCGGAAGGGCAGGGTGAGGGTGGGAAGGCCAGTCATGATGATGCGACTATGCT GCGATTTCTACGCGCGCGTAAGTTCGATGTGGATGGCGCTTGGGGCCAGTTCAAAGATACAGAGGATTGGCGCAAGGAGAATGCCATCGAGGAGCTATATGCGAACATTGAAGTGGACTCGTACGATGCCGCGCGACGGATG TATCCACAATGGACAGGTCGTCGGGACCGGCGCGGTATTCCCATTTACGTGTTCGAGATCAAGCATCTGAACAGCAAGAATATGGCCGCTTATAACTCCACGATGACTGACCCCGCCTCGACGGCCGAGACACATCAGTCCTCGACGGTGCCGCAGCGCCTGCTGCGCCTTTTCGCCCTCTACGAGAATCTTCTCCGCTTCGTCATGCCACTATGCAGTCAGCTCCCGCGCCCTCACCCCGAGACGCCGATCGTCTCGTCAACGAACATCGTCGATGTCAGCGGAGTTGGGCTTAAGCAGTTCTGGAACCTGAAGGGGCACATGCAGGATGCGAGCGTCTTAGCTACAGCGCATTACCCAGAAACTCTGGACCGGATCTTT ATTATCGGCGCCCCCGCCTTCTTCCCAACCGTCTGGGGCTGGATCAAGCGCTGGTTCGATCCAGTCACGACCTCCAAGATCTTCATCTTATCCGCCGCAGAGGTAAAACCCACCCTCACCTCCTTCATGGACCCCTCCAGCATCCCCAAGCAATATGGCGGCGAACTCGACTGGCAGTGGGGTGATATGCCGAACCTCGACGAGCCCGCACGCGAACTGGTCGGCGCGCTGGAGATCCCTCCTGCCGAAGGCGAGACCAAGCCTTCTTTCACCAAGGGGCCCGTCCTGTTCAAGGGCGACCACGTCGAAATCCTCGGCAAGGTCAACGGCAAGAGCAGACAAAGGACTGTTCCTGTGCCTATGCCTGccaagcaagaagagaaCACGAACACACCGGATGTAGAACTGGAGGCCAAGATGGCTGCTACGAGCCTAGCGCCAGCCGCATCTTCAACAGAGCAATCTGAGGTTCAGTCGGAGAATGAAAACGAAAAGGTGGCGTTGGACAACGTTGCCGCGGAGAAGGTTGCTAACCCGACTGCTCAGACGGTATCTGCTTAG